One Pseudomonas sp. MH9.2 DNA segment encodes these proteins:
- a CDS encoding cytochrome c biogenesis protein DipZ: MLLIILSYLGGVLTILSPCILPVLPFVFARSGEPFRRSGLPLLCGMALTFAAVATLAAVGGGWVVQANQYGRWLAVALMAFFSLTLLMPHLTERLTRPLVSAGDRLSQSAQTAGGPPSIKSSFLLGVATGLLWAPCAGPILGLVLTGAALHGASVGTTLLLLAYAAGAATSLAFALLIGGKLFTAMKRSLGAGEWLRRGLGIAMLIGVVAIATGLDTGLLSNVSSVATAGLEQKLLNTLSPVAPSDSSPSGATMNVSLKDVADSALKLPVEGSLPDLSGAVTWLNSAPLTAAELKGKVVVIDFWTYSCINCLRSLPYVNAWAKKYHDQGLVVIGVHAPEFAFERDVDNVRKAVRDLGIHYPVALDNDYAIWRDFNNQYWPAHYFIDAQGNIRYHHFGEGDYAQSEHVIQQLLAEAGHKNVASDMVTAADAQGVQMAADDAEVSSPETYLGYARAQNFTSGGDEVADKAQTYAAPAQLNLNQWGLAGKWTAEPEQVRLEHAPGRIIYRFHARDLHLVLGPGPDGKPVRFRVSIDGAAPGEDHGTDSAPNGDGTVTEQRLYQLIRQTGPIIDHTFAIEFMDPGVQAYAFTFG; encoded by the coding sequence ATGCTATTAATCATCTTGTCGTATCTAGGGGGCGTGCTGACCATTCTCAGCCCCTGCATTCTGCCGGTGCTGCCCTTCGTCTTCGCCCGCTCAGGCGAGCCGTTCCGGCGCAGTGGCCTACCACTATTGTGCGGCATGGCGTTGACGTTCGCGGCGGTCGCGACCCTGGCAGCTGTCGGCGGTGGATGGGTGGTGCAGGCCAACCAATATGGTCGCTGGCTGGCAGTCGCGCTGATGGCATTCTTCAGCTTGACCCTGTTGATGCCCCATTTGACCGAGCGTTTGACACGCCCGCTGGTCTCGGCAGGAGACCGTCTTTCCCAATCGGCACAAACAGCGGGCGGCCCACCCAGCATCAAGTCATCGTTTTTGCTCGGGGTTGCCACCGGTCTGTTATGGGCACCTTGTGCCGGTCCCATCCTCGGCCTAGTACTCACCGGCGCGGCGCTGCATGGCGCCAGCGTTGGCACAACCCTGTTGCTGCTGGCCTATGCTGCCGGGGCTGCGACCTCCCTCGCCTTTGCCTTGCTGATTGGCGGCAAACTGTTTACAGCCATGAAACGCTCATTGGGTGCAGGCGAATGGCTGCGTCGAGGCCTGGGTATCGCCATGCTAATCGGCGTCGTCGCTATCGCTACGGGGCTGGACACAGGGCTGCTGAGCAACGTATCCAGCGTGGCGACAGCCGGACTCGAGCAAAAGCTGCTCAATACCCTGTCGCCGGTTGCACCGAGTGACAGCAGTCCGAGCGGCGCCACGATGAACGTGAGTCTTAAGGACGTCGCCGACTCAGCCCTGAAACTGCCAGTAGAAGGCTCGTTGCCCGACCTCTCCGGCGCAGTTACATGGCTGAACTCTGCCCCGCTCACCGCCGCAGAGCTGAAGGGCAAAGTCGTGGTCATCGACTTCTGGACGTATTCCTGCATCAACTGCCTGCGCAGCCTGCCTTACGTTAACGCATGGGCAAAGAAATACCATGATCAGGGTTTGGTGGTGATCGGCGTGCACGCGCCCGAGTTTGCCTTTGAACGAGACGTCGACAACGTGCGCAAGGCGGTGCGTGATCTGGGCATACATTACCCGGTTGCCCTCGACAACGACTACGCGATCTGGCGTGATTTCAACAATCAGTATTGGCCCGCGCATTACTTTATCGACGCTCAAGGAAACATTCGTTACCACCATTTTGGCGAGGGTGATTACGCGCAGTCAGAGCACGTTATCCAACAATTACTGGCAGAAGCAGGTCATAAAAATGTTGCCAGTGACATGGTCACCGCGGCCGATGCTCAAGGCGTCCAGATGGCCGCAGATGATGCGGAGGTAAGCTCTCCTGAAACCTACCTGGGTTACGCGCGGGCGCAGAACTTCACATCCGGGGGCGATGAGGTAGCCGACAAGGCGCAGACCTATGCCGCTCCGGCGCAACTGAATCTGAACCAATGGGGCCTGGCGGGTAAATGGACCGCCGAGCCCGAGCAGGTCAGGCTCGAACATGCCCCCGGCCGTATCATCTATCGTTTTCATGCGCGGGACCTGCATCTGGTTCTCGGGCCTGGGCCCGACGGCAAACCTGTGCGCTTTCGGGTCAGCATCGACGGCGCAGCACCCGGTGAGGATCACGGCACTGACAGTGCGCCCAATGGTGACGGCACGGTGACCGAACAGCGCCTTTATCAACTGATACGCCAGACCGGCCCCATTATCGATCACACCTTTGCCATTGAGTTCATGGACCCCGGCGTGCAGGCCTACGCATTTACATTCGGTTGA
- the msrA gene encoding peptide-methionine (S)-S-oxide reductase MsrA has translation MSTSTVGEKKSASWLPLKLAGISLITALLGLSQSACSAEKAVAIAPPALDEPVGTAHHEVAVIAGGCFWGVQGVFQHVRGVENAVSGYAGGAANTAEYGQVSSGNTGHAESVQITYDPTTITYGRLLQVFFSVAHNPTELNRQGPDSGTQYRSAIFPQNPLQEKIAKAYIIQLDASKAFNAPIITRIETNKSFYPAEEYHQNYLTLHPSSPYIAINDLPKVENLKQMEPTLYRADPVLVSIAK, from the coding sequence ATGAGTACTTCTACAGTGGGCGAAAAGAAATCGGCTTCGTGGTTGCCGTTGAAACTGGCTGGCATCAGCTTGATCACGGCGCTACTAGGCCTGTCGCAATCAGCGTGTTCAGCCGAAAAAGCCGTTGCCATCGCCCCACCCGCTCTGGATGAACCTGTCGGCACCGCCCACCACGAAGTAGCCGTAATCGCTGGCGGATGTTTTTGGGGGGTTCAAGGCGTATTCCAGCACGTACGCGGCGTCGAGAACGCAGTGTCCGGCTACGCGGGCGGCGCCGCCAACACGGCAGAATATGGACAGGTCAGTTCCGGCAATACCGGGCATGCGGAGTCGGTACAGATCACCTACGACCCGACAACAATCACTTATGGACGCTTGCTGCAGGTATTTTTCTCGGTGGCCCACAACCCAACCGAATTGAACAGACAAGGCCCTGATAGCGGCACCCAATACCGGTCAGCGATTTTCCCGCAGAACCCGCTGCAGGAAAAAATCGCCAAGGCCTACATCATCCAGCTTGATGCATCCAAAGCGTTCAACGCACCGATCATCACCCGAATTGAAACCAACAAAAGCTTCTACCCGGCCGAGGAATACCATCAGAACTACCTGACCCTGCACCCGAGCAGTCCCTACATCGCCATCAATGACCTGCCGAAAGTAGAGAATCTCAAGCAGATGGAGCCGACCCTCTACAGGGCCGATCCAGTACTCGTTAGCATAGCAAAGTAA
- a CDS encoding cupin domain-containing protein produces MHTESSSQTPYKAINLAEKLSLFSEHWTPKVVAQMNDYQFKVVKIQGDFVWHSHVDTDETFIVLEGQLRIDFRDGVVRLSAGELYVVRKGVEHKPYAEHEVKLMLIEPTGVLNTGAEGGDRTAQNDVWI; encoded by the coding sequence ATGCACACGGAATCCTCTAGCCAGACCCCGTATAAAGCCATCAATCTTGCTGAAAAACTCAGTCTGTTCAGTGAACACTGGACACCCAAAGTCGTTGCGCAGATGAACGATTACCAATTCAAGGTGGTGAAAATCCAGGGTGATTTTGTCTGGCATTCTCATGTCGATACCGATGAGACGTTCATCGTCCTTGAAGGCCAGTTGCGTATCGATTTCCGCGATGGAGTGGTGCGGCTGTCGGCAGGCGAGCTATATGTCGTACGCAAGGGTGTCGAGCACAAACCCTACGCCGAACATGAAGTGAAACTGATGTTGATCGAGCCAACCGGCGTGCTCAATACCGGGGCCGAGGGTGGCGACAGGACGGCGCAGAATGATGTGTGGATCTAG
- a CDS encoding AraC family transcriptional regulator, whose product MGKHTIGDSSTAPGKDWVLRATQSPKLERIEAFFHGHGYEMHRHDTYAIGRTLSGVQSFNYGKKLQHSLPGRTMVLHPDEPHDGHAGTEDGFHYRMFYVEPAHLQQVLGGKPLPFIKGGISGDPGLFAATQVLLQDMDCAIDPLEMDDALFDLATALQVASGVHAVRQIVDYPAAQKAREFLLASWQHTVTLSELEAVSGRDRWRLSRDFRALFGTSPYRYLTLRRLDQVRRMMTQGYSLTDAAALAGFSDQSHMTRHFVRTYGISPGRWLKMLGAR is encoded by the coding sequence ATGGGTAAACACACAATCGGCGATTCATCCACCGCGCCTGGAAAAGACTGGGTGCTGCGCGCCACACAATCGCCAAAGCTGGAGCGGATTGAAGCATTTTTTCACGGCCATGGTTATGAGATGCATCGGCACGATACCTACGCTATAGGCCGGACCTTGTCCGGTGTGCAAAGCTTCAATTATGGCAAAAAGTTGCAGCACAGCTTGCCTGGCCGGACGATGGTGTTGCATCCCGATGAACCCCATGACGGGCACGCCGGTACCGAGGACGGTTTCCACTACCGCATGTTTTATGTTGAACCGGCACACTTGCAGCAGGTGCTGGGAGGCAAACCGTTGCCGTTTATCAAGGGCGGGATCAGCGGCGATCCGGGTCTTTTTGCGGCGACTCAGGTTTTGCTTCAGGACATGGACTGCGCGATTGATCCGCTGGAAATGGACGATGCCTTGTTCGACCTGGCCACGGCGCTGCAGGTCGCGTCGGGCGTGCACGCGGTCAGGCAAATCGTGGATTACCCGGCCGCGCAAAAGGCGCGTGAATTTCTTCTGGCTTCATGGCAGCACACCGTCACCCTCAGTGAATTGGAGGCTGTTAGCGGCCGGGATCGCTGGCGCCTGTCACGAGATTTTCGTGCACTGTTCGGCACCAGTCCCTACCGTTACCTGACCCTGCGCCGTCTCGATCAGGTTCGGCGCATGATGACTCAGGGCTATTCGCTGACTGATGCAGCAGCGCTAGCCGGGTTCTCTGATCAAAGCCATATGACTCGGCATTTTGTCAGAACCTACGGCATTTCGCCGGGGCGCTGGTTGAAGATGCTCGGCGCTCGATAG
- a CDS encoding alpha/beta hydrolase, which yields MPTLYFSRIKAHWLRLLCMTLVILGMPLSCSVLKHEERSLLFQIEPGTASWYHGLPADVEELELKAPGFGDSQNIHAWWWPAAKAGAPAVLYLHGTRWNLTGQFFRIEQLHAMGFSVLAIDYRGFGQSLGPLPSEVSVYEDARIAWARLKVLQPDATKRLLYGHSLGGAVAIDLAAELGRDAESDGGKKQARGLIIESTFTTLADVATAVANTSLPVRWLLSQKFDSIDKIAEIHMPVLIVHGMDDPYVPSRFSEALYQAAQEPKRLLLVPGGTHNNSMSLGRDAYSQAIQTLLKSGNAATPLEKPIAFKQSTAAG from the coding sequence ATGCCGACGTTATATTTTTCGCGCATCAAAGCCCACTGGTTGAGGCTGCTATGCATGACGTTGGTGATCCTCGGCATGCCGTTAAGTTGCTCGGTGCTAAAGCACGAAGAGCGCTCTCTGCTGTTCCAGATCGAGCCCGGCACCGCCAGTTGGTATCACGGTTTGCCAGCCGACGTTGAAGAACTGGAACTCAAGGCGCCCGGTTTTGGCGACTCGCAAAACATTCATGCCTGGTGGTGGCCAGCGGCTAAAGCCGGCGCGCCCGCCGTGCTGTATCTGCACGGAACACGGTGGAACCTGACGGGCCAGTTTTTCCGCATCGAACAACTGCATGCCATGGGTTTTTCTGTGCTGGCTATCGATTACCGCGGCTTCGGTCAGAGCCTGGGGCCACTGCCGTCAGAGGTCTCGGTGTACGAAGATGCACGTATCGCCTGGGCGCGCCTGAAAGTCTTGCAACCCGACGCCACAAAACGGCTTTTATACGGCCATTCACTGGGCGGTGCCGTGGCGATTGATCTGGCCGCTGAACTCGGTCGCGATGCTGAAAGCGACGGCGGTAAAAAGCAGGCGCGGGGGCTGATCATCGAATCCACTTTCACCACCCTCGCTGACGTGGCGACGGCTGTCGCCAACACGTCGTTGCCGGTGCGCTGGTTGTTGTCGCAAAAGTTCGATTCCATCGACAAAATCGCTGAGATCCACATGCCGGTACTGATCGTGCACGGCATGGATGACCCTTATGTGCCATCACGCTTCAGTGAAGCGCTGTATCAGGCCGCGCAGGAACCCAAACGCTTGTTACTGGTCCCTGGCGGCACGCACAACAACAGCATGAGCCTGGGCCGTGATGCCTACAGCCAGGCGATTCAAACGCTATTGAAGTCCGGTAACGCCGCGACCCCGCTAGAGAAACCCATTGCATTCAAACAGAGCACCGCTGCCGGGTGA
- a CDS encoding DUF979 domain-containing protein codes for MIISIQYLYWLAGVILAITTVMTLTDKSNPKRWSTGLFWGLFSIAFLVGEQLPPALVGVGVLAMAAIAGCGGVGMGKHHDLPDKARRASAGRLGNKLFIPALAIPLVTVIGAVFLKNVKFGDVALLDPANSTFVSLGIGCLIALVLACWLTRDTPVQAMRESRRLTEALGWALVLPQMLAMLGLLFNDAGVGKAVAHLATAYINLDFRLVAVMVYVLGMALFTVVMGNGFAAFPVMTGGIGVPILVGMYGANPAVMAAIGMFSGYCGTLMTPMAANYNIVPAALLELPDKYAVIKAQIPTALAMLVVNIVLLYVLM; via the coding sequence ATGATCATTTCCATTCAATACCTGTACTGGCTGGCCGGGGTGATTCTGGCGATCACCACGGTCATGACGCTCACCGATAAAAGTAATCCGAAGCGTTGGAGCACGGGTTTATTTTGGGGCCTGTTCAGCATCGCGTTTTTAGTGGGCGAGCAACTGCCGCCCGCGCTGGTTGGCGTCGGCGTGCTAGCGATGGCTGCCATCGCCGGGTGCGGCGGGGTTGGTATGGGCAAACATCATGACCTGCCCGACAAGGCTCGTCGGGCAAGCGCCGGGCGTTTGGGCAACAAATTGTTCATCCCGGCGCTGGCGATTCCGCTGGTGACTGTGATCGGCGCGGTGTTTCTGAAAAACGTCAAATTCGGCGACGTGGCTTTGCTTGATCCGGCCAACAGCACTTTTGTCTCGCTGGGCATCGGTTGCTTGATCGCGCTGGTGTTGGCGTGCTGGCTGACCCGCGACACTCCGGTGCAGGCAATGCGTGAGTCACGCCGTCTGACAGAAGCGCTGGGTTGGGCTCTGGTACTGCCACAAATGCTTGCCATGCTTGGGTTGTTATTCAATGACGCTGGCGTTGGCAAGGCGGTGGCGCACTTGGCCACGGCCTACATCAACCTCGACTTTCGCTTGGTAGCGGTGATGGTCTACGTGCTGGGCATGGCCCTGTTCACTGTGGTCATGGGCAACGGTTTCGCCGCCTTTCCAGTGATGACGGGTGGTATTGGTGTGCCCATTCTGGTCGGCATGTACGGCGCCAACCCTGCGGTGATGGCGGCCATTGGCATGTTCTCCGGTTACTGCGGAACACTGATGACGCCCATGGCCGCCAACTACAACATCGTCCCTGCGGCGTTGCTGGAGTTACCGGACAAGTACGCGGTCATCAAGGCGCAGATCCCCACAGCGCTGGCGATGCTGGTGGTCAATATCGTGCTGTTGTATGTATTGATGTGA
- a CDS encoding DUF969 domain-containing protein: MQTAINLWPLLGVLVIVIGFVLRFNPMLVVALAAVATGFAASMPLDTILATIGNGFIKTRTLPLIILLPLAVIGLLERHGLRLHAQNWIARFQSATVGRLLIAYLFVRETTAAVGLTSLGGHPQMVRPLLAPMAEGAAEARFGKLPEAVRFRLLALCAATDNVGLFFGEDIFVAFGAIALMHTFLLGSGIDVDPMHIAFWGMPTAFCAFVIHAIRLHRFDRRLGRELHANLVMKEVAQ; encoded by the coding sequence ATGCAAACCGCTATCAATCTCTGGCCGCTCCTAGGGGTGCTGGTCATCGTCATTGGCTTTGTGCTTCGCTTCAATCCGATGCTGGTGGTCGCTCTTGCGGCCGTGGCTACCGGCTTTGCCGCGAGCATGCCGCTGGACACTATTCTCGCAACTATAGGCAACGGGTTTATTAAAACCCGTACCTTGCCGCTGATCATCCTGTTGCCGCTGGCGGTCATCGGCTTGCTTGAGCGCCATGGCCTGCGTCTGCACGCGCAAAACTGGATTGCGCGCTTCCAGAGTGCCACGGTCGGACGTCTGCTGATCGCTTACCTGTTTGTCCGTGAAACCACCGCTGCGGTAGGTCTGACCAGCCTGGGTGGGCATCCGCAGATGGTCCGCCCGCTATTGGCGCCCATGGCTGAAGGCGCTGCCGAGGCGCGTTTCGGTAAGTTGCCGGAGGCAGTGCGCTTTCGATTGTTGGCGCTATGCGCGGCAACGGACAACGTCGGGCTGTTTTTCGGCGAAGACATATTCGTCGCCTTTGGCGCTATTGCCTTGATGCACACCTTTTTGCTGGGGTCAGGGATCGATGTCGATCCGATGCACATCGCGTTTTGGGGGATGCCAACGGCATTTTGCGCGTTCGTGATTCATGCCATACGGCTGCATCGCTTTGATCGCCGGTTAGGTCGTGAGCTGCACGCCAATCTGGTGATGAAGGAGGTCGCACAATGA
- a CDS encoding LysR family transcriptional regulator has translation MNLKFLETFVWVARLKSFRLTAEKLFSTQASISSRIAALEDEMGVRLFVRDSKGVSLTTEGLRVLEYAEHIMDTMQSMKDAIKDPRQVRGRIRIGAMDTVIHTWLSPLVTRLMKCYPALEIELTADTASNLCVQLEKGYQDIIFQTDVLRFDSVRNTVLARYPMHWVVPTGSAYDRPYASLEELSLERIVTFSRNSRPHQDILNMLHTANIVTQRINCVNSASAITRLVRDGFGIGALPAALVRGELTQGVLTLIHDVPLPPAMDIVASWRTGAGMELVEDIVSLTQEVVGEFAAQMPSEAPHYVLICDLLASSLPTAPRP, from the coding sequence GTGAATCTCAAATTTCTGGAAACCTTCGTCTGGGTCGCCCGCCTGAAAAGCTTCAGGCTCACGGCAGAGAAACTGTTCAGCACCCAGGCGTCTATTTCCAGCCGCATCGCCGCGCTGGAGGATGAAATGGGTGTGCGCCTGTTCGTTCGTGACTCCAAGGGGGTTTCGCTGACCACCGAAGGTTTGCGCGTGCTGGAGTACGCCGAACACATCATGGACACGATGCAGAGCATGAAAGACGCGATCAAGGACCCGCGACAGGTACGCGGCCGGATTCGTATCGGGGCGATGGATACGGTGATACACACCTGGCTCAGCCCTTTGGTAACACGCCTGATGAAGTGTTACCCGGCGCTGGAGATCGAACTGACCGCAGACACTGCCAGTAACCTGTGCGTGCAACTGGAAAAGGGTTATCAGGACATTATTTTCCAGACCGACGTGCTGCGTTTCGACTCGGTGCGCAACACGGTACTGGCCCGCTACCCGATGCATTGGGTGGTGCCGACCGGCTCGGCCTATGACCGGCCTTACGCCTCGCTCGAAGAGCTGTCGCTGGAGCGTATCGTGACCTTTTCGCGGAACTCTCGCCCGCACCAGGACATCCTGAACATGCTGCACACGGCCAACATCGTGACGCAGCGCATCAATTGCGTGAACTCGGCCTCCGCCATCACCCGCCTGGTGCGCGACGGCTTCGGCATCGGTGCATTGCCGGCAGCGCTGGTACGCGGAGAACTGACGCAGGGCGTCCTGACCCTGATCCATGACGTACCCCTGCCGCCGGCCATGGACATCGTCGCCAGTTGGCGCACCGGCGCGGGCATGGAGCTGGTTGAAGACATCGTCAGCCTGACCCAGGAAGTCGTTGGCGAATTCGCAGCGCAGATGCCCTCGGAAGCTCCGCACTATGTATTGATCTGTGATCTGCTGGCGTCTTCGTTGCCAACGGCACCAAGGCCCTGA